GTCCACAAGCGTAGCCTTAAAGAGCAAACATTCTGATTCTAGCTATTTCCTCATATGCATGGGAACAAAATACTGATCGATTTGTTTTCAAGATTCATTCTCTACTTTGTCATCCGTCGTAAAGCCGATGCTGAGGGATACTTACCAGCTTCTACCAAGGCTTGCCGCTCTGGAATTCGTTCATTACTGTTAAAATCTAGAATGCGTACTGTCACTTCTCCAATATCTGTCAGCGGTTGAATCACAGCTTGATCTAGTCGAAAGTGTTCTCCCCAAAAATCTCTACGTGGGTTGAAAAACCGGACGAGTTCTCCAGTACGCCAATTAATCGATCCCAAATCAGTTCCTTTTTGAAGATTGCAGAAAACACAGGCGTAGCAGAGATTATCCTCTGTTGTGGCTCCACCATGTTTGACGCTAATAATATGATCAACTTGACAACCAGAAGATCTATCTACTTCTGTAATCAGGCAGTATTCACAGATGTAGTCAGCACGAGCTGCAACTAAACGCCTAAGTTCTAAATTAACGTAAGGACGAGACATTTTGAATATTTACTCAGCACTAATATACTTATAAGCCCGTGCTTTTGCTAGTGTCATTATATGCTCTAGCGTTAAGAAATGATCTAATTCTCTCTTTTCCTCTGGTGTTAG
This portion of the Brasilonema sennae CENA114 genome encodes:
- a CDS encoding HNH endonuclease, which translates into the protein MSRPYVNLELRRLVAARADYICEYCLITEVDRSSGCQVDHIISVKHGGATTEDNLCYACVFCNLQKGTDLGSINWRTGELVRFFNPRRDFWGEHFRLDQAVIQPLTDIGEVTVRILDFNSNERIPERQALVEAGKYPSASALRRMTK